The Aquisalimonas asiatica genome contains a region encoding:
- a CDS encoding site-specific integrase, with the protein MAQKTDSHNTRIRELAFFTYLYSWAERRNVDLDRLLLSGEGLTLPQVRSFAAWLRAPRAQPNGVIPQGKRRTINAAFGACSVICTWFIRQFANPAANRARRAIDVEMLVQAQKQAWKDVRIKVRQDPVAPDMTEDEVAAVERFLKPESRSTAVGQAIAMRDYLMWRMAIELGMRKGEILAMRTMDCPTRAAPYFKIVRIEERGPDSTDPRKNPPRPKTLSRDLGLIVENTVFPKLVADYISAYRFRMVERNGKKTKKFLLSHNFLIVAGSGEPLSIRAADDVAKAISAGAGVDFNWHLARHAFFNRAYAGVTDIEDRDEYSAKMADLVYWGGWESEKSLEIYTRRARADRARHALRTWQKGDDRWIALA; encoded by the coding sequence TTGGCACAAAAGACGGACTCCCATAATACGCGCATCAGGGAGCTGGCTTTCTTTACCTACTTGTACTCCTGGGCGGAGCGGCGCAACGTCGATCTCGATAGGTTGCTGCTGTCAGGCGAGGGGCTAACTCTCCCTCAAGTGCGTTCCTTTGCAGCGTGGCTCAGAGCACCACGCGCCCAGCCCAATGGAGTCATCCCACAGGGAAAACGGCGGACGATCAATGCGGCGTTCGGGGCCTGCTCGGTCATTTGCACTTGGTTCATAAGGCAGTTTGCTAACCCAGCGGCGAACAGAGCACGGCGCGCGATCGACGTGGAAATGCTGGTACAAGCCCAGAAGCAGGCGTGGAAAGACGTTCGTATCAAAGTAAGGCAAGATCCTGTCGCCCCTGATATGACCGAAGATGAAGTTGCTGCCGTTGAGCGATTTCTCAAACCGGAGAGCCGATCCACAGCCGTCGGCCAAGCCATCGCCATGCGCGATTATCTTATGTGGCGAATGGCTATCGAGTTGGGAATGCGAAAGGGCGAGATCTTAGCGATGCGAACAATGGACTGCCCCACTCGTGCGGCGCCTTACTTCAAGATAGTTAGAATCGAAGAGCGTGGCCCTGACTCTACCGATCCACGTAAGAATCCGCCGCGCCCGAAAACACTCTCGCGCGACCTGGGTCTCATTGTAGAAAACACGGTTTTTCCCAAGCTTGTGGCGGATTACATCTCGGCTTATAGATTCAGAATGGTTGAGCGGAATGGCAAGAAGACCAAGAAATTCCTGCTGTCACACAACTTCCTAATTGTCGCCGGGAGCGGCGAGCCGCTCTCGATACGGGCTGCAGATGATGTAGCGAAGGCAATCAGTGCCGGAGCTGGTGTCGATTTCAATTGGCACCTAGCTCGTCACGCCTTCTTCAACCGCGCCTATGCAGGTGTGACGGATATCGAGGATCGGGACGAGTACAGCGCAAAGATGGCTGACCTAGTGTACTGGGGTGGTTGGGAGAGCGAGAAAAGTCTTGAGATCTATACAAGGCGGGCGAGAGCCGATAGAGCGCGCCATGCATTGCGAACTTGGCAGAAAGGGGATGATCGATGGATAGCGCTGGCCTGA
- a CDS encoding SDR family oxidoreductase: MTGTVLITGGTSGFGAATARRFRDNGWKVVITGRRGDRLAAMQQELGGPEYLHTLQFDITDRQATEQALASLPPAFAEVDVLVNNAGLALGREPAQECSMDEWETMVETNIMGVLRLTRALLPGMVERNRGHVINLGSVAGNWPYPGGNVYCGTKAFVQQFSRAVRSDLQGTRVRVTNLEPGLCETEFSTVRFRGDSDKAASLYEGNDPIQPEDIAEVIWWVTSLPARVNVNTLEVMPVTQSWNPLAVKPVA; encoded by the coding sequence ATGACGGGCACCGTACTCATCACCGGCGGCACATCCGGCTTCGGCGCGGCCACGGCGCGGCGTTTCCGCGACAACGGCTGGAAGGTGGTCATCACCGGCCGCCGCGGTGACCGCCTCGCGGCCATGCAGCAGGAGCTGGGCGGCCCCGAGTACCTGCACACCCTGCAGTTCGACATCACCGACCGCCAGGCCACCGAGCAGGCCCTGGCAAGCCTGCCGCCGGCGTTCGCCGAGGTCGACGTGCTGGTGAACAACGCCGGGCTCGCCCTGGGCCGCGAGCCCGCCCAGGAGTGCAGCATGGACGAGTGGGAGACCATGGTGGAGACCAACATCATGGGCGTGCTGCGCCTCACCCGCGCGCTGCTGCCGGGCATGGTCGAGCGCAACCGCGGGCATGTGATCAACCTCGGCTCCGTGGCCGGCAACTGGCCTTATCCGGGCGGCAACGTGTACTGCGGCACCAAGGCGTTCGTGCAGCAGTTCAGCCGCGCCGTGCGCTCCGATCTCCAGGGTACCCGCGTGCGCGTCACCAACCTGGAGCCGGGCCTGTGCGAGACGGAGTTCTCCACCGTCCGCTTCCGTGGCGACAGCGACAAGGCCGCCAGCCTCTACGAAGGCAACGACCCCATCCAGCCCGAGGACATCGCCGAGGTGATCTGGTGGGTCACCAGCCTGCCCGCGCGGGTGAACGTGAACACCCTGGAGGTCATGCCTGTCACCCAGAGCTGGAATCCGCTGGCGGTGAAGCCGGTGGCGTGA
- a CDS encoding adenosylcobalamin-dependent ribonucleoside-diphosphate reductase has product MTSAAEARDVPKDVTEIEIQSASWDIWDKKYRLKAKDGRVIDETVDDTYKRVARSLAQVETTKKKREEWYGKFLWALRQGAIPAGRITSNAGAEEHKPATSTINCTVSGTVGDSMDDILQKVHEAGLTLKAGCGIGYEFSTLRHKGAYVSGAGAYTSGALSFMDIYDRMCFTVSSAGGRRGAQMATFDVGHPDVLDFIRAKREDGRLRQFNLSLLITDEFIEAVRNDADWPLAFPVSPREVEVDNIDLNDPSTIIWRYWPRKEGYVTNEEGLVACRIERTVKAKRLWDMIMTSTYDFAEPGFILIDRVNEMNNNWFDEDIRATNPCGEQPLPPYGACLLGSVNLTKFVREPFTENAYFDWDTYRDVVAVFTRMLDNVVEVNGLPLPEQQKEIMRKRRHGMGFLGLGSTVTMLCMKYGDADSVAFTEEASKQMALQGWRTAVDLADEKGPAPIMDEDFTVTKEMLAKRPRMAEDGYKAGDTVKGRVLMARYSHYMEKVAEADPETVDAIAEKGARFTHHSSIAPTGTISLSLANNASNGIEPSFAHHYYRNVIREGRKSKEKVDVFSFELLAYRSFIDASGLPQAADANSAGLPEYFITADDVTPKQHVDIQGAAQKWVDSSISKTANVPTDYPYEDFKDIYMYAHEQGLKGCTTFRFNPEAFQGVLVKEEDLANTTYRFELEDGSVVEAQGGDEIEYDGEMHTAANLFDALKEGYYGKF; this is encoded by the coding sequence ATGACGAGTGCAGCCGAGGCCCGGGATGTGCCGAAGGACGTAACCGAGATCGAAATCCAGAGTGCGTCCTGGGATATCTGGGATAAGAAGTACCGCCTGAAAGCAAAGGATGGCCGGGTGATCGACGAGACCGTCGATGACACCTACAAGCGGGTGGCGCGCTCCCTGGCTCAGGTTGAAACCACCAAGAAGAAGCGCGAGGAGTGGTACGGCAAGTTCCTGTGGGCGCTGCGCCAGGGCGCGATCCCGGCCGGCCGCATCACCTCCAATGCCGGCGCCGAAGAGCACAAGCCGGCCACCAGCACCATCAACTGCACCGTCTCCGGCACCGTCGGCGACTCCATGGACGACATCCTGCAGAAAGTGCACGAAGCGGGGCTGACGCTGAAGGCCGGCTGCGGCATCGGCTACGAGTTCTCCACCCTGCGGCACAAGGGCGCCTACGTCTCCGGCGCCGGCGCCTACACCAGCGGCGCGCTGTCGTTCATGGATATCTACGATCGCATGTGCTTCACCGTCTCCAGCGCCGGCGGCCGTCGCGGCGCGCAGATGGCCACCTTCGACGTGGGCCACCCGGACGTGCTCGACTTCATCCGCGCCAAGCGCGAAGACGGCCGCCTGCGCCAGTTCAACCTCAGCCTGCTCATCACCGACGAGTTCATCGAGGCCGTGCGCAACGACGCCGACTGGCCCCTGGCCTTCCCGGTGAGCCCGCGCGAAGTGGAAGTGGACAACATCGACCTCAATGATCCGTCCACCATCATCTGGCGCTACTGGCCGCGCAAGGAAGGCTACGTCACCAACGAGGAAGGCCTGGTCGCGTGCCGCATCGAGCGCACCGTGAAAGCGAAGCGCCTGTGGGACATGATCATGACCTCCACCTACGATTTCGCCGAGCCGGGTTTCATCCTCATTGACCGCGTCAACGAGATGAACAACAACTGGTTCGACGAGGACATCCGCGCCACCAACCCTTGCGGCGAACAGCCCCTGCCGCCCTACGGCGCATGCCTGCTCGGTTCCGTGAACCTCACCAAGTTCGTGCGCGAGCCGTTCACCGAGAACGCCTACTTCGACTGGGACACCTACCGCGACGTGGTGGCGGTATTCACCCGCATGCTCGACAACGTCGTGGAAGTGAACGGCCTGCCGCTGCCCGAGCAGCAGAAGGAGATCATGCGCAAGCGCCGCCACGGCATGGGCTTCCTGGGCCTGGGCTCCACGGTGACCATGCTGTGCATGAAGTACGGCGATGCCGACTCCGTGGCCTTCACCGAAGAGGCGTCCAAGCAGATGGCCCTGCAGGGCTGGCGCACCGCCGTGGATCTGGCCGACGAGAAGGGCCCGGCGCCGATCATGGACGAAGACTTCACCGTCACCAAGGAGATGCTCGCCAAGCGCCCGCGCATGGCTGAAGACGGCTACAAGGCCGGTGACACCGTGAAGGGCCGGGTGCTCATGGCCCGCTACAGCCACTACATGGAGAAAGTCGCCGAGGCCGACCCGGAGACCGTGGACGCCATCGCCGAGAAGGGCGCGCGCTTCACGCACCACAGCTCCATCGCGCCCACGGGCACCATCTCCCTGTCCCTGGCCAACAACGCCAGTAACGGCATCGAGCCGAGCTTCGCGCACCACTACTACCGCAACGTGATCCGCGAAGGCCGGAAGTCGAAAGAGAAGGTGGACGTGTTCAGCTTCGAGCTGCTGGCCTACCGCTCCTTCATCGACGCCTCGGGCCTGCCCCAGGCAGCGGACGCCAACAGCGCCGGCCTGCCGGAATACTTCATCACGGCGGACGACGTCACGCCCAAGCAGCACGTGGATATCCAGGGCGCGGCCCAGAAGTGGGTGGACTCCTCCATCTCCAAGACGGCCAACGTGCCCACGGACTACCCCTACGAGGACTTCAAGGACATCTACATGTATGCCCATGAACAGGGCCTCAAGGGCTGCACCACCTTCCGCTTCAACCCGGAAGCGTTCCAGGGCGTGCTGGTGAAGGAAGAGGATCTGGCCAACACCACCTACCGCTTCGAGCTGGAAGACGGCAGCGTGGTCGAGGCCCAGGGTGGCGACGAGATCGAGTACGACGGCGAAATGCACACCGCCGCCAACCTGTTCGACGCCCTGAAAGAAGGCTACTACGGCAAGTTCTGA
- a CDS encoding nicotinamidase produces the protein MTGNELFSDPDHTALLLVDIQPDFMAGGPLATANGDAILPGVRRIMEARPCGVMVATQDWHPPGHVSFASSHADRTPFETIELHGHEQVLWPDHCVQGTAGAELAPGLPWDHVDLVLRKGCDPRVDSYSGFRNNWNAAGKRPPTGLAGYLRERGVHTVLVCGLARDVCVQWTAEDAAAAGFRVGFLWDLTRPVTHDNDDDCLQALQAANVDVLETADLFH, from the coding sequence ATGACGGGCAACGAGCTGTTCAGCGACCCCGATCACACGGCCCTGCTGCTGGTGGACATCCAGCCGGACTTCATGGCGGGCGGGCCGCTCGCCACCGCCAACGGCGACGCCATTCTGCCCGGCGTGCGCCGGATCATGGAGGCGCGGCCCTGCGGCGTGATGGTCGCCACCCAGGACTGGCACCCGCCGGGGCACGTCTCGTTCGCCAGCTCCCACGCCGACCGCACCCCCTTCGAGACCATCGAGCTCCACGGCCACGAGCAGGTGCTGTGGCCGGATCACTGCGTGCAGGGCACCGCCGGCGCCGAGCTGGCACCGGGCCTGCCGTGGGATCACGTGGATCTCGTTCTGCGCAAGGGCTGTGACCCGCGGGTGGACTCCTACAGCGGCTTTCGCAACAACTGGAACGCCGCCGGCAAGCGGCCACCGACCGGTCTCGCCGGCTACCTGCGGGAGCGTGGCGTGCACACGGTGCTGGTCTGCGGGCTGGCGCGGGACGTCTGCGTCCAGTGGACCGCCGAGGACGCGGCCGCCGCGGGCTTCCGGGTCGGCTTTTTGTGGGACCTCACCCGCCCCGTGACCCATGACAACGACGATGATTGCCTCCAGGCGTTGCAGGCGGCCAACGTCGATGTGCTGGAAACGGCGGACCTGTTCCACTAG
- a CDS encoding patatin-like phospholipase family protein has translation MIWRAKDASAPGPDAGPCVGLILSGGGARAAYQVGVLRAIARMLPRHAGNPFPVICGTSAGALNATALATHATRFRQGVRGLEEVWGGFTAEQVYRTDALGVSARAMKWLSALFLGGVGAHRPVSLLDNRPLRELLGNLMRFERIEEAIASGDLRALSITASRYTGGESVSFFQGDRSISEWGRARRLGVRTQLGLQHLLASSAIPVVFPAVRIGDNFYGDGSVRQLAPISPALHMGADRVLVIGVSGRVGALPPDRVPERYPSVAEILGHMLDSAFIDMLEGDLERLERINRTVDLIPEKARNTQELPLRRVEALKISPSKELDEIAAEHAHELPRSLRFFLKGSGATSGAGSTVASYLLFEQGFCQALIDLGYKDALQREDEILRFLGHDPAVVYGRSGAVPADLW, from the coding sequence ATGATCTGGCGGGCAAAGGACGCCTCGGCACCCGGGCCGGATGCAGGCCCGTGTGTGGGTCTGATTCTCTCCGGCGGCGGCGCACGGGCCGCCTACCAGGTGGGCGTGCTGCGCGCCATCGCCCGGATGTTGCCACGCCACGCCGGCAATCCGTTCCCGGTGATCTGCGGCACCTCCGCCGGTGCCCTGAATGCCACCGCCCTGGCCACCCACGCCACCCGCTTCCGCCAGGGCGTGCGCGGGCTGGAGGAGGTCTGGGGCGGCTTCACCGCCGAGCAGGTCTACCGCACCGACGCGCTCGGGGTCTCGGCCCGCGCCATGAAGTGGCTCTCGGCCCTGTTCCTGGGCGGCGTGGGCGCTCACCGTCCGGTGTCCCTGCTGGACAACCGCCCCCTGCGCGAACTGCTTGGCAACCTGATGCGCTTCGAGCGCATCGAGGAGGCCATCGCCAGCGGCGACCTCCGCGCGCTCAGCATCACCGCGTCGCGGTACACCGGCGGCGAGTCCGTGTCGTTCTTCCAGGGCGACCGCAGCATCAGCGAGTGGGGGCGGGCGCGGCGGCTGGGTGTGCGCACCCAGCTCGGCCTCCAGCACCTGCTCGCCTCCAGCGCCATCCCGGTGGTGTTCCCCGCCGTGCGCATCGGCGACAATTTCTACGGCGACGGCTCCGTGCGCCAGCTCGCCCCCATCAGCCCGGCCCTGCACATGGGCGCCGACCGGGTGCTGGTGATCGGCGTGAGCGGCCGGGTGGGGGCCCTGCCGCCCGACCGTGTGCCCGAGCGCTACCCCTCGGTGGCCGAAATCCTCGGCCACATGCTGGATTCCGCCTTCATCGACATGCTCGAAGGTGATCTCGAGCGGCTGGAGCGCATCAACCGCACCGTGGACCTCATCCCCGAGAAGGCCCGCAACACCCAGGAGCTGCCCCTGCGCCGGGTCGAGGCCCTGAAGATCTCCCCCAGCAAGGAGCTGGATGAAATCGCCGCCGAGCATGCTCACGAGCTGCCGCGCTCGCTGCGGTTCTTCCTCAAGGGGAGTGGGGCCACCAGTGGGGCCGGCTCCACCGTGGCGAGCTATCTCCTCTTCGAGCAGGGATTCTGTCAGGCGCTCATCGATCTGGGCTACAAGGATGCCCTCCAGCGCGAAGACGAGATCCTGCGATTCCTCGGCCACGACCCCGCCGTGGTCTACGGGCGCTCCGGCGCCGTCCCCGCCGACCTGTGGTGA
- a CDS encoding efflux RND transporter permease subunit codes for MIISDVSVKRPVLATVVSLLIVVLGIASLTQLPVREYPNIDPPVVSVATSYVGAAPQVIDTEITERIEGAISRVDGIRSITSESRDGSGETTIEFELSRDIDNAANDVRDAIARVADDLPEDADTPVVTKTEADARPMMWLAMTSDRLSPVELTDIIERQVQDRISVLEGVADIRIGGERRYAMRVWLDRESMAARNVTVDDIENALRRNNVELPAGRVESVLRDLSVRTDTRLNEPEQFERIVLRTEGGVPIRLGEVARVSRGVEDDTSILRNNGRTAVGLGVIRQSQSNVISVSDAVQQELELLEGTLPADVQLQISYDESVFIRESIREVLITLSIAVGLVVLVIFVFLRSFRATLIPAVTIPVAVIGAFSVMAPLGFSINVLTLLALILAIGLVVDDAIVMLENIQRRIDDGEPPLLASYRGARQVGFAIVATTLTLIAVFVPIAFMEGNVGRLFTEFGLVLAAAVAFSSIVALTLAPVLCSKWLRPPTGEGRLHRATERVFTGLTNGYQALLSRALNLPLIVLAVCVGAALMAYQLFQVLPEELSPTEDRSVIIIPSSAPQGSTAEYTDRQVRRIEEVVQPYVDSGEAWRVFSIVGFRGRVNSGFTILGLTPWDERERGQETIASEIMPQLMGIPGVRAFAVNPPGLGQSGFEQPVQFVIGGSSYDELGEWSQRILDRARENPNLQGLDADYEETRPQLNVGLNRDLAADLDIPVDEVGRTLQTMLASRQITTYLDRGREYDVIVQAEDADRASPTDLENIFVRAGGGNGSDLVPLSSLLTMNEIGSPPVLTRVNRLPSVTIQASLAEGYDLGSALDYLERIAAEELPDEAQTSYLGLSQEFMETSGAIYITFALAMLVVFLVLAAQFESFIHPGIIMVSVPLAVTGALAALFFTGITLNIYSQIGMILLIGLMAKNGILMVEFANQLRDQGRTVRQAILEGATLRFRPILMTAVSTVFGALPLVLSTGAGAESRGAIGVVIIGGLTFATLLTLFLTPVLYDLFARFTRSTNAVAHDIDELEADERAREPA; via the coding sequence ATGATCATCTCCGACGTCTCCGTCAAACGGCCGGTGCTGGCCACCGTGGTCAGCCTGCTGATCGTGGTGCTCGGCATCGCCTCCCTGACCCAGCTGCCGGTGCGCGAGTATCCGAACATCGACCCGCCCGTGGTGTCCGTGGCCACCAGCTACGTGGGGGCCGCGCCCCAGGTGATCGACACCGAGATCACCGAGCGCATTGAAGGCGCCATCAGCCGCGTGGACGGCATCCGCTCGATCACCTCCGAGAGCCGCGATGGCAGTGGCGAGACCACCATCGAGTTCGAGCTCAGCCGCGACATCGACAACGCTGCCAACGATGTGCGCGACGCCATCGCCCGGGTTGCCGACGACCTGCCCGAGGACGCCGACACGCCGGTGGTGACCAAGACCGAGGCCGACGCCCGGCCCATGATGTGGCTGGCAATGACCTCCGACCGCCTGTCGCCGGTGGAGCTGACCGACATCATCGAGCGCCAGGTGCAGGACCGCATCTCGGTGCTGGAGGGCGTGGCGGACATCCGCATCGGTGGCGAGCGCCGCTACGCCATGCGCGTATGGCTGGACCGCGAGAGCATGGCCGCGCGCAACGTCACCGTCGACGACATCGAGAACGCCCTGCGCCGGAACAACGTGGAGCTGCCCGCCGGGCGAGTGGAGTCCGTGCTGCGTGACCTCTCGGTGCGCACCGACACCCGCCTGAACGAGCCCGAGCAGTTCGAACGCATCGTGCTGCGCACCGAGGGCGGTGTGCCCATCCGCCTCGGCGAGGTGGCGCGCGTGTCCCGCGGCGTGGAAGACGACACTTCCATCCTGCGCAACAACGGCCGCACGGCCGTGGGGCTGGGCGTGATCCGGCAGTCCCAGTCCAACGTGATCAGCGTCTCCGACGCCGTTCAGCAGGAGCTGGAGTTGCTGGAGGGCACGCTGCCCGCGGACGTGCAGCTCCAGATCAGTTACGACGAGTCGGTGTTCATCCGCGAGTCGATCCGTGAAGTGCTGATCACCCTGAGCATTGCCGTGGGGCTGGTGGTGCTGGTGATCTTCGTGTTCCTGCGCTCGTTCCGGGCGACGCTGATCCCGGCGGTGACCATCCCCGTGGCGGTGATCGGCGCCTTCTCGGTCATGGCGCCGCTGGGTTTCTCCATCAATGTGCTCACGCTGCTGGCGCTGATCCTCGCCATCGGCCTGGTGGTGGACGACGCCATCGTCATGCTGGAGAACATCCAGCGACGCATCGACGACGGCGAGCCGCCGCTGCTGGCGTCGTACCGTGGCGCCCGGCAGGTGGGCTTTGCCATCGTCGCCACCACGCTCACGCTGATCGCCGTGTTCGTGCCCATCGCGTTCATGGAGGGCAACGTCGGCCGGCTGTTCACGGAGTTCGGACTGGTGCTGGCGGCGGCGGTGGCGTTCTCGAGCATCGTCGCGCTGACCCTGGCGCCGGTGCTGTGCTCCAAGTGGCTGCGCCCGCCCACGGGCGAGGGGCGGCTGCACCGGGCGACCGAGCGCGTGTTCACGGGGCTGACCAACGGCTATCAGGCCCTGCTGTCCCGGGCGCTGAACCTGCCGCTGATCGTGCTGGCCGTGTGCGTGGGCGCGGCGCTGATGGCCTACCAGCTCTTCCAGGTATTGCCGGAGGAGCTCTCGCCCACCGAGGATCGCAGCGTCATCATCATCCCCAGCAGCGCACCGCAGGGGTCGACGGCCGAATACACCGATCGCCAGGTGCGCCGCATTGAAGAGGTGGTGCAGCCGTACGTGGACAGCGGCGAGGCGTGGCGGGTGTTCTCCATTGTCGGCTTCCGGGGGCGGGTGAACAGCGGTTTCACCATTCTGGGCCTGACCCCGTGGGACGAACGCGAGCGCGGCCAGGAGACCATCGCCTCCGAGATCATGCCGCAGCTCATGGGCATCCCCGGCGTGCGCGCCTTCGCCGTCAACCCGCCGGGGCTGGGGCAGAGCGGGTTCGAGCAGCCGGTGCAGTTCGTCATCGGCGGCTCCAGCTACGACGAGCTCGGCGAGTGGAGCCAGCGCATCCTCGACCGGGCGCGGGAGAACCCCAACCTGCAGGGGCTGGACGCGGACTACGAAGAGACCCGCCCGCAGCTCAACGTGGGCCTGAACCGCGACCTGGCCGCGGATCTCGACATCCCGGTGGACGAGGTGGGGCGCACCCTGCAGACCATGCTCGCCTCGCGGCAGATCACCACCTACCTGGACCGGGGGCGCGAGTACGACGTGATCGTCCAGGCGGAAGACGCCGACCGCGCCTCGCCCACGGATCTGGAGAACATCTTCGTGCGGGCCGGGGGCGGCAATGGCTCCGATCTGGTGCCGCTGTCCAGCCTGCTCACCATGAACGAGATCGGCTCGCCCCCGGTGCTCACGCGGGTGAACCGGCTGCCCTCGGTGACCATCCAGGCGTCCCTGGCCGAAGGCTACGATCTCGGCAGCGCGCTGGACTACCTGGAGCGCATCGCCGCCGAGGAGCTGCCCGACGAGGCGCAGACCAGCTATCTTGGCCTGTCCCAGGAGTTCATGGAGACCTCCGGCGCCATCTACATCACCTTCGCCCTGGCCATGCTGGTGGTGTTCCTGGTGCTGGCGGCGCAGTTCGAGAGCTTCATCCACCCCGGCATCATCATGGTGTCGGTGCCGCTGGCGGTCACCGGCGCGCTGGCGGCGCTGTTCTTCACCGGCATCACGCTGAACATCTACAGTCAGATCGGCATGATCCTGCTGATCGGGCTGATGGCGAAGAACGGCATTCTCATGGTGGAGTTTGCCAACCAGCTGCGCGATCAGGGGCGCACGGTGCGCCAGGCCATTCTGGAAGGCGCGACCCTGCGCTTCCGGCCCATTCTCATGACCGCCGTCTCCACCGTCTTCGGCGCGCTGCCGCTGGTGCTCTCCACCGGCGCCGGGGCCGAGAGCCGGGGCGCCATCGGCGTGGTCATCATCGGCGGGCTCACCTTCGCCACGCTGTTGACACTGTTCCTGACGCCGGTGCTATATGACCTGTTCGCGCGCTTCACCCGCTCCACCAACGCCGTCGCCCACGATATCGACGAGCTGGAGGCGGACGAGCGCGCCCGCGAACCAGCCTAG
- a CDS encoding NrdJb, producing the protein MAIKIDSKIVGYEVAKPDDGEAKPTNAPATTEAANAPDIEHMHESVQRPNELEGSTYKIKTPLSEHALYVTINDIVLNPGTDHEIRRPFEIFINSKNMDHFQWIVALTRIVSSVFRKGGDCTFLVEELRSVFDPRGGYFKKGGRFMPSLVAELGDVIETHLKKIGMIEPEELDDHQKAFLEKKKAEAAGHNPAMDAAAAEAPGEGDFPENAQLCKKCNVKAAIQMDGCMTCLNCGDSKCS; encoded by the coding sequence ATGGCTATCAAGATCGACAGCAAAATCGTGGGCTACGAAGTCGCCAAGCCGGACGACGGCGAGGCCAAGCCCACCAACGCCCCGGCGACCACCGAGGCCGCCAACGCCCCCGACATCGAGCACATGCACGAGTCCGTGCAGCGCCCGAACGAGCTCGAGGGCAGCACCTACAAGATCAAGACGCCGCTGTCCGAGCACGCGCTGTACGTCACCATCAACGACATCGTGCTCAACCCCGGCACCGATCACGAGATCCGGCGGCCGTTCGAGATCTTCATCAACTCCAAGAACATGGATCACTTCCAGTGGATCGTCGCCCTCACGCGCATCGTCTCCTCGGTGTTCCGCAAGGGCGGCGACTGCACCTTCCTGGTGGAAGAGCTGCGCTCCGTGTTCGACCCGCGTGGCGGCTACTTCAAGAAGGGCGGCCGGTTCATGCCGTCGCTCGTGGCCGAGCTGGGTGACGTCATCGAGACGCACCTGAAGAAGATCGGCATGATCGAGCCCGAAGAGCTGGACGACCACCAGAAAGCGTTCCTGGAGAAGAAAAAGGCCGAAGCGGCCGGCCACAACCCGGCCATGGACGCCGCCGCGGCCGAGGCCCCGGGCGAGGGCGATTTCCCGGAGAACGCCCAGCTCTGCAAGAAGTGCAACGTCAAAGCCGCGATCCAGATGGACGGCTGCATGACCTGCCTCAACTGCGGGGACAGCAAGTGTTCATAG